A genomic stretch from Tachyglossus aculeatus isolate mTacAcu1 chromosome 19, mTacAcu1.pri, whole genome shotgun sequence includes:
- the RD3 gene encoding protein RD3, producing the protein MSLAPWFRWSEPHGRPSQRNPAEMMSDTLMVELSWQIKQAEKQQRERENKYRKIQTGVDYSWLVNQPHNSYDISPGERLQLEDTCTKIHPSYCGPIILRFRQLIAEYEPEVQELSRLFHSVLQEVLEKMKEEEEAKKLTKQWNTRPRTSLSLTSFKGRSRIFPFASDIKTISEDVERGTEPGQRVWSLPEFQMHKND; encoded by the exons ATGTCTCTGGCCCCTTGGTTCAGGTGGAGTGAGCCCCATGGCCGGCCCTCCCAGAGGAACCCGGCTGAGATGATGTCTGACACACTCATGGTTGAGCTCAGCTGGCAGATCAAGCAAGCTGAGAAACAGCAGCGAGAAAGGGAAAACAAATATAGGAAGATCCAAACGGGTGTGGACTACAGCTGGCTGGTCAACCAGCCCCATAACTCCTACGATATCAGCCCAGGGGAGCGGCTCCAGCTAGAGGACACATGCACCAAGATCCATCCTTCTTATTGCGGCCCCATCATCCTCAG GTTCCGGCAGCTGATTGCTGAGTATGAGCCGGAAGTCCAGGAGCTGTCCCGACTCTTTCACTCCGTCTTGCAAGAGGTGTTGGAgaaaatgaaggaggaggaggaagccaagaAGCTGACAAAACAGTGGAACACCAGACCCCGCACCAGCCTGTCTCTGACCTCCTTTAAGGGCCGCTCTCGGATCTTCCCCTTTGCCAGCGACATCAAGACCATCTCAGAGGATGTGGAGAGGGGCACAGAGCCCGGACAGAGGGTCTGGAGTTTGCCCGAGTTTCAGATGCACAAGAATGACTGA